One window from the genome of Paramisgurnus dabryanus chromosome 20, PD_genome_1.1, whole genome shotgun sequence encodes:
- the LOC135786923 gene encoding palmitoyltransferase ZDHHC13: MLPAAAAGSCIFESIQRGEIDRVSQLLQQDRGLLKQRGWGGFTALHFAALHGNRPMVELLLNNGADPNIPCDAGQTPFHFACRNGNIYIMHKMMQHGIDLKLVDEQGKTSLLHAVSGGSVIAIHYLWETGVFSFSDADYYQVTPLHLAASTGNVDVVRYLLRSQRCTPDAVDHRGATALHVAAEKGMIEVCWILMKTAGLHILHMKNHTGLTPLDLCNRGNTFRHQQLSRMLTQFSKRPKDLKPKDSYVMYYWMLMLPSLSVATALIISAALGEYGAIFSALMFPFMAKVMLSQYHRLSSFQRLPNPIYLGTLTAGIIHSLACFFYKVLPSLWPAHTLLHITIVHFFVLIGLFWKVLYQNPGQLNKGEIDARFSSVGDLLEANQSPDIFCIYCELIQVDNCKHCRLCDVCIKDYDHHCLFINQCVGRDNHRIFIFFLMVLIMGHLLFIFSSGHYLHLKLSVLQRYDWRSAAAREAWVILLTLLNVLSMIWVSWLLGEQLDAISMGTTTYFKYNHKRPSKRQRLATLISFLLEGKRSQLHFQSFNI; encoded by the exons ATGCTGCCTGCGGCTGCTGCAGGAAGTTGTATATTTGAATCGATTCAACGCGGTGAAATCGATCGAGTATCCCAGTTATTACAGCAGGATCGGGGACTCTTGAAGCAAAGAG GTTGGGGAGGTTTTACAGCCCTCCACTTTGCTGCCCTCCATGGAAACAGACCGATGGTTGAGCTTCTGCTAAACAATGGTGCTGATCCAAACATCCCATGCGATGCAGGACAGACTCCTTTTCACTTCGCTTGCAG AAATGGCAATATCTATATCATGCACAAAATGATGCAGCATGGCATCGATTTAAAGCTGGTAGATGAGCAAGGGAAGACATCTCTTCTTCATGCCGTCAGTGGTGGAAGTGT TATTGCCATCCACTACCTGTGGGAGACTGGAGTGTTTAGTTTCTCAGATGCAGATTATTATCAGGTCACTCCACTTCATTTGGCAGCTTCCACAGGAAATGTTGACGTTGTCCGGTATCTCCTGAGATCACAG AGATGTACACCCGATGCAGTTGACCACAGGGGGGCAACAGCGCTTCACGTGGCTGCAGAGAAAGGCATGATTGAGGTGTGCTGGATACTGATGAAGACTGCTGGACTCcacattttacacatgaaaaatCATACTGGCCTCACACCACTAGATCTCTGTAATCGGGGAAATACTTTTAG ACATCAGCAACTCTCCAGGATGTTGACGCAGTTCAGCAAACGACCAAAGGATCTGAAACCTAAAGATTCATAtg TGATGTACTACTGGATGCTGATGTTGCCGTCTCTCAGTGTGGCGACGGCTCTCATAATCTCTGCAGCTCTGGGTGAATATGGTGCCATTTTCTCTGCGCTGATGTTTCCCTTTATGGCAAAGGTCATGCTCTCACAATACCACAGACTGAGCAGCTTTCAAAG GTTACCAAACCCCATTTACCTTGGAACACTAACAGCGGGGATAATTCATTCTTTGGCTTGCTTTTTCTATAAAGTTTTACCTA GTTTGTGGCCAGCTCACACCCTGTTACACATTACGATTGTCCATTTCTTTGTGCTCATTGGACTTTTTTGGAAAGTTCTATACCAGAACCCAGGACAGCTAAATAAGGGTGAGATTGATGCCCGGTTTTCCAGCGTAGGAGACTTACTGGAAGCCAACCAAAGCCCAGACATATTCTGTATTTACTGTGAG CTGATCCAAGTGGACAACTGCAAACACTGCCGTTTGTGTGACGTGTGCATCAAGGACTACGACCACCACTGTCTCTTTATCAATCAGTGTGTGGGGCGGGACAACCAccgcatatttatttttttcctcaTGGTCCTGATAATGGGCCACCTGCTCTTCATCTTCAGTAGTGGGCACTACCTTCATCTGAAGCTCTCAGTCCTGCAGCGATATGATTGGCGGTCTGCAGCTGCGAGAGAAGCCTGGGTCATACTGTTGACCCTTCTCAACGTCCTCTCGATGATCTGGGTGAGCTGGTTGCTAGGTGAACAACTTGATGCCATTTCAATGGGAACAACCACCTACTTTAAGTACAACCATAAGAGGCCTTCTAAAAGACAACGCTTGGCGACTTTGATTTCTTTTCTGCTCGAGGGGAAAAGAAGTCAACTGCATTTTCAGTCTTTTAACATATAG